A region of the Desulfobacter postgatei 2ac9 genome:
CATTTTCCGGTGCCAGGCCTAATGTTCTCAATCAACATCAGTTACTTTAACACAACCTTGCCCGGTTCCCCTGGGATTTCCCTGACATAGCGTGGGACTGCATATCCCGGCAACAGTCTCCTCAGTTTTGTTATCAGGTCGCATCCTTCTTCGGGTGAGACTTCAAAATGTGCAGCGCCGGCAACCCGATCAAGCTGATGAAGATAATATGGCATAACCCCTAAATCAATGAGACGCTCAAAAAGCTCAGCCAGCACAGGCAAAGAATCATTCACCTGTCGTAACAGCACGGTTTGGCTTAATAAAATGCACCCGGAATCCATTAATTCTTCTATTGAACGGGAAACCCCGGAATCAAGTTCATTGGGATGATTGACGTGTAATACAACAATCATTTTAGCTCTCTTGCCATAACGTTTATGATTACTCAGCAAGCTAAGCAGATCTTCAGTAAGCCGCTGGGGAATAATAATCGGCATCCTGGTATGAATTCTGATTCTTCGTACACCCGGGACCTGGTCAAGGTGGAAAATGAGATCCTGAAGTTGCCTGTCACTTAACATCAGGGGATCGCCGCCGCTGAGTATTACCTCGTGGATTGTGGGGTCAGCCTTAAATCGAACGGCAATGATTTCCGGATGAATACCGGAACCGCTTGAAATGTTGTTTTCCTCTATCTCCGGAAGCGGCAGATGCCGCCTGAAACAGAAACGGCAGTGAATACTGCACGCCTTGCCTGTTACGATGAGAGAACGGCCGTGGTATTTGGACAGGGTGCCTTCAGGGCTTAAATGCCCATTCTCACCAAGCGGGTCGGTTGTAAAGTCCCGATTCACAGCAGATTCTTCCTTTCTGGGAAGGACCTGAAGTAAAAGCGGATCCAGGGGATCTTTGGGCTTGATGCGCTGTAAAAACGGTTCAGGTACAAGCATTGGAAAATTGGAATTTAAATCCACATGTTCGTTTGAGATTTCCAGACGTCTGCATAGTTCAGCAGGATCTCGAACTGCCTCGGCAAAAATCTTTTTCCACAGGGGCGAACAGTTTTCCACAATATCAAAAGGGGTTTTAAGATTATTTTGTTTTATTCTATTGTTCATGAATGATATGAGAATATTACCGAAAAATCGGTTATAAAGTAAAAAAGCCACTGCAATCACAGTAGCTTTCCTTTTAAATGGCGGAGAAGGGGGGATTCGAACCCCCGGTACCCGGTTAGAGTACACACGCTTTCCAGGCGTGCACCTTCAGCCAGCTCGGTCACCTCTCCGAATAGACCCGAGCAAAATAGTATCTTTTAATCAACGTGTCAAGGATTAATGCGTTTGGATAATATATTCATATCCATGATATTGTTGGACGACAGGTAAATGGGCGGCAGAACTCGTTCGGAATCGGTTATATTTTTACGTCCTGAAAAAATTACACGTTTAGGTGTTTTTTTTTGTCCGGTATGAATATAGCGTATCCACTCCGGATAAATCGATGTTGCCTGTATTGCCTGATGGATATCTGTCAGGCGTTCGGAAGGGAAAATTATCATGAATCGGCCGTTGTGCCCGAG
Encoded here:
- a CDS encoding KamA family radical SAM protein, which codes for MNNRIKQNNLKTPFDIVENCSPLWKKIFAEAVRDPAELCRRLEISNEHVDLNSNFPMLVPEPFLQRIKPKDPLDPLLLQVLPRKEESAVNRDFTTDPLGENGHLSPEGTLSKYHGRSLIVTGKACSIHCRFCFRRHLPLPEIEENNISSGSGIHPEIIAVRFKADPTIHEVILSGGDPLMLSDRQLQDLIFHLDQVPGVRRIRIHTRMPIIIPQRLTEDLLSLLSNHKRYGKRAKMIVVLHVNHPNELDSGVSRSIEELMDSGCILLSQTVLLRQVNDSLPVLAELFERLIDLGVMPYYLHQLDRVAGAAHFEVSPEEGCDLITKLRRLLPGYAVPRYVREIPGEPGKVVLK